aattaattctttgaaaaaagaaagataagtaaAAAATATATGCATGGCTAGTGAATTAGCCCAACAGGTTAGGGTGCTTCCTCTAGGCCTGACCTTCTGTGTGTCCCCAGAACCTATTAAACATGGAAGAAGAGACCCAAcgcctgcaagttgtcctctgtcctccagtgTCCTccgacatacacacacacacacacacacaaatgtgtgtgtgtgtgtgtgtgtgtgtgtgtgtgatatagttATCACTAAAATACCTAATACTTTCAAATTTaactgaagcttttttttttgagacagggtttctctgtgtagccctggctgtcctggaactcactttgtagaccaggctggcctcgaactcagaaatctgcctgcctctgcctcccgagtgctgggattaaaggcatgcgccaccactacctggcaagaccctctttttaaaaacagagactAAAATGGGTGTCAATTCTAGAGCTCTATGTCAAAAGCTAATGGCATGGTCCATGCTTGGCCCATTCAGACCCATAAGGCAACAAGGCAGAGGGTCACATGAGCCCAACCGCTACCAGAGTGGGAACATCACTTTCTGTTATGgaacacaagaaaaaaagagaacagtaTTGCTGGAGCTAGGGTCAAGCAGCACAAGATCACGGTGCTCCGTCCGGTGAGCTCTGTTTGTGGACAGGACAGTCTCCTAAAATTCCTCCTTCTAAGGGACATGGTGGTTCACTTACTCTCCAGTCTATTTGCTGCCCAGAGACCCTGCGTGATCAAAGCCTCTTCAGGGACAGCTGTGGCCCCGAGAGCAGCCACCCATCGGTATCTCTGTACCTCTTGTCCCTAAAAACACACCAGCAGACAAGGCTTCTGACCTCACTCCAGGAATCATACAGCAGTTCTGCTAGTACTGCAGCTCACGGGGCGTTGCTAGAGGGGAGGACATGGTGGACTGGGGAGCGGAGGGCTTAGTCTGTCTCTGCCGTCCTGTCATCGATAGGTGGCTGAGCCTGGACTTCACTCTCCCTGCAAGGACAAGGACTTGCCTACTTTGTGTCCTCATGGCTTGGGGCATTTGAGAAATGCTTATTAAATATATGCTGGACGTTTTCAGGCCAGCAGCAACGCAGACAGGAGCCCTGCTACATCTGGGATGATGCCCAGTTCCCTGAACTCCAGCCCTATAGGGCCAAGCAAACCAGCCCAGATCTTGAAAGATCACTGCTTCTGTCTGGAGAAAAGGCCCAGATCCTCCTTTAAGGGCATATGCACAACATGCTTCCTGCCTCCCGTTCCCTGTAGCCAGTAACCTTGACTGCAGTCGGTCAGGTGATCCTGGGGGCCAGCTCTATCAGAAATGAAACCCACATGCCAGGAGTCCCATGCTCAACTCTAGCCGGCTCATGGAGTAGTCTGCCCACTCCTGCTCCTGGGGTACAGCTTTCCACTCTATGTGCTCCTGGGGTACAGCTTTCCACTCTATGTGCTCCTGGGGTACAGCTTTCCACTCTATGTGCTCNGCTCCTGGGGTACAGCTTTCCACTCTATGTGCTCCTGGGGTACAGCTTTCCACTCTATGTGCTCCTGGGGTACAGCTTTCCACTCTATGTGCTCCAACCACTTCCTCAAACACATCCTGGTATCTTCCTGCAAGTACCCCCAGGCCTCTGGCTCTTTAGCCTCCAGGGTCAAGGACTAGGAGGGGTCTAGAGGGCTTCTTGGTGGGCCTATGCCCCTCTCCAGGGAAGATACCCTAGCAGGACCCTGAGTCCCACTCCCCATGGGTACTCAGGCAGAGCAGAGGGCTAGGGTTGGAGAGTAAGGGAAGGTGTGTGCCCTCACTGCAGAGAGGGACAGGCTCAGGGAGGGAGCAAGGGCCCAGTGCTGTTTCTAGCTCCACCTCCCTAGGGCAGAAGCCTCAAACAGccgaggggtgtgtgtgtgtgtgtgtgtgtgtgtgtgtgtgttcctaattCCCTTCGCACCTGGGCCTTGTGGAACTCCTATCCAGGTTGACAAAATAGACAAAAGACCCAGGGCCAAGTCTGATGTTTAATGAAAAGACCTAGGACAACAGAGCTGTATGAAGGGGTGCTTCTGGGGCCAGAAAGGAGAGACCCCAAGAGTGCATTCAGGATGCTCAGAACTCTCGGAGGGTAGTCCACTGTCCACAGCTTCTCCACTAGATGGCCTTATCTCGGCACCTCTGCAGTAGATAAAAACCTTAGCAGGGGCAGGAAAGACCTTGACCACAGCCCTTCACTGCTCTGCCCTGCTGACCACTCACCGTTCAGGATGTGTAATTGGTCCGCAGTCTCGCAGAAACCTAGGGGCCCAGGTAGTAGTAAGAGAGGTCTCAGGGGTCATCCAGGAGGATCACTGGGCTGGGGACACTCACCAtacttgggaaagaaaaagatCTGGTCTTCTGTCAGGTTGGCTCCCCTGACTCGCTGCTCAAACACATCCAGGACAGAGTCACTCACTGGCAGTGAGCGGACTGTGGGACAGGCAGAGTTCCAGTGGTTTCAACATGGCAGGGTACCCAGGACACAGCCAGGGCAGCTGTGTGTCCCTGCCCCATCCAATCCCCACACCACGTAGCTGTTCATCTAGGGTGCCTGCTACCGAGCGTATGGGGATAGAAAAGGACTGAGGAGGGGGGGTGTCCATCTGGGGACACCCTGTCCACAGGTCATGTGTGAAAAGCACAAGGTCATGTGTGATCACAGGACTAGTACGCACCGTATAGTTTCACAGACAGCTTCTTTGCCTGTTGCAGATACAGGATGGCAAAGCTCTCATAGTCGGTCTCAGCAACCACCATCTGCACTGGTCCACGGGCCCGTGGGACTGAGGCAGAGCCACAGCAGCACATCAGTCCCTTCCCCGCTGCCTCCAGCCCTGAACCCTCTCCCTTGATACCCCTGCCTCACCTTGGGACAAGAAGTGGCCAGGGACCCCTGTGTTCCCAAAGAGTTGGCGTACCTGCCAACATATCCCATCtctggggaggggaagaaggtaTTTCATAAGAGGAGTCACCCAGACTCTAGGAACTCCAACCCAGGAGAGGCCATATGGGATAGCGATCTAGGCCACAGAAGAGCTAGAGACGAGGTTTAGAGTCAGAAGGGCAGAGTAAGGTGGGCTCAGGGGCTGGGGTGAAGTCCTGCTGGGACTCACAGCTTTCGGAAGGTGCTGACAGCCATAGCTGCGTCCTGGGGAGCTGTGTGCAATGTGGTGGCCTCAGCTCGGTGTCCCTGCTCCTGAAGAAAGCTGCACGAAGAGCCCACAGCCACAAGGAGCCATGTCCCTGCAAACTGGAAGTTGACTATGAGCGCTCAGGACTGGGGAAATGGGGCACCGTGGACCAATCCCGCCAAGTTGGCAGGTTCTTATTGCTCCTTTGCCTGCCCCCACTCACTCCCAGATTTTACCTTCTGAGCATTGAAATTGGCCTGGGGCTGGATAGTGCTGATGAGGGAGGTAGACCCACTAGGCTTTCGAGTCCTTTGGCCCAGCGAACTGGCTGTCAAGAGCAGGGTGAAGAACAACACAGCCCCTGGGGACAGCATGGTCGACCTGCTACGGACAGTCTGCTACAGACAGTCTGTCCTAGGTCAGAGTCCACTGTCCAGTGCCACGGGAAGCAGTCCAGGAAGTCCACATCTGTCTTCCGATTATTGAACCCCTAACCCAAGCCAGGGTTCATCCTAGAACCTAGCCCTGACAGGGGCTGGGCATTGCGTCCCAAGTGCAAAGTTAAGAGTTGACCtctaaagccaggcgtggtggcgcacgcctttagtcccagcactagggacgcagaagcaggcggatttctgagttcgtggccagcctggtctacagagtgagttccaggacagccagggctacacagagaaaccctgtctcaaaaaaaaacaacaaacaaacaaacaaaaaagagttgaCAACTCTGCACCCCTATTTCCACTTGTCAGTGCTCAACCCTCTGTATGCAATAACTGTCTTTAACCCCACAACCAACAAGAACGTGCTCATAAAGTCACTTGTTCAAAGCCCAGCAGCAGAGAGAGCAGGGGCAGAGTCTCGAACCGGCCCCGCTGAGCCTGGCTCATTCCTCTGTCCTTTAGGGTAGCCAGGAGTGAGCACCTTCAGTGAGTCAGAGCGGGAAAGAGTCTGCGCAGGCGCATAAGAAACGCCGGCTGCTAATCAGAGCCTGAGGCGCAGGCgcaagacggggggggggggtaggggaaaaaaacaaacaaacaaaaaaaaaaaccgtcCATCGATGCCTCGGGGCTCTCAGCGTCGAGCCTGGCGCCTCCATAAAGACGCGGAGGCGGAGACTAGAGCGGCGGCGGAAGCCGGGGCGCAGCGCAGCGGGCAGAGGCACCGCGGTGAGTCCCGCCTTTGGCCCCGCCGTGCTCACCTGTGTCATCTGCCCGGTCCCCAGTCACCAGCCTTGTGCCCCATAACTCCCAGTCCTGCAGTTACCAGCCTTCTGCCACCTTCGGTGTCCCTTGTCCCCGGCCCTGGCCTTCGTTTATTTTCTCGGGCCTGGTCCCGGTCATGGGCCTCGCCCTGCCTTGTCCTACTTTAACTGGCCTTTGTCACCTTCACGGGCTTTGTTCACTGtcaccatattttttttcctgcaatgTCTACACTTGTACAGCCTTTGGTGGCCTTATCTGGCCAGTGATGGCCTTGGCAGGTTGGCGTCCTAACCCGCCCGCTGGTGTTGAGTGGGTGAATGAAGGAGCCGCTGCCCACTCTAGCTAAGCAGCAAAGCGCGGTCCCTGACGTCTCCTCCTCAGAAACCCCTCTCACCCGAAACCACCCTCCTGGCCAGGCTCTCTCCTGAGGCCAGACGACAGATGCCACTGGCTAGCAGGAGCCCCTTCTCAGAAGAAAGGCAGCCCTGGCCTGAAGTCCTGTGGCATCAAGGTCAAAGACGGGGTGGGGTGCTAACCCTTGGACCTGCCAGGTTGGGCAGCCCAGACCTGTTCGCCTTGTGCTCAAGCCTCCCAGTGCCCTGGAGCATTGGGGAAGGTCAAAGGCCCCCACTTGGAAGGTGGGGCTGCCCCCCACTTCCCAGGTTCTACCCGGCCCAGTAGTACCCAGGGGCTTGCTGTCTGGTCCAGCAAGTCCTTTGGTGCCCTGGAGAATGTGAGGTGGTGCAACGTTACTTCTGGGTGGGTGCTTCAAGAAGTGCTGGGTCTGTGGTGGGTCAGTGCTGCTTGTACACACAAAGAGAGATacacacatcccccccccccccgcacatgCTCAGTGCAGTGGAATTCTCTGCTGGGCAGTTGGTGGGGCTAGGACTGTCATGTCTGGAACCCCAGACCATCAGTCTCTCCCTGGGGTTGGGGATGAGGAGGCCTGGGTTCAGAGCAGCCACTGGTGGGTTTCAGGACCGTCTGGGCAGAATGTCACGATGGATGAGGGGGGCCTGCCCCTGCTCCCGGACAGCCTTGTCTACCAGATCTTCCTGAGTTTGGGCCCTGCTGATGTACTGGCTGCTGGGCTGGTATGCCGCCAATGGCAGGCTGTATCCCGGGATGAGTTCTTATGGAGGGAGCAGTTCTACCGCTACTACCAGGTGGCTCGAGATGTGCCCCGCCACCCAGGTCAGTACACACACCCCTAAACCTGCTGGCTCAGGGCAGGGGCTCATGGCCCAAGGACCTCACACATGGGCAGTATTGGGGGAGAGGGAGTCTCTGTGAGCAGAAGGGTGCCCCTGTGGATGAGACCTAATTAGTGAGGAGTGAGTTCCAGAGTCCTTACAAATCAGCTCCCAGTAGCCATGCTGTAGCTGTCTGTCAGCTCTCAGTCTTGACTAGTGAGGGAGCCTTGCATGCAGGAGTGACACTATATTGCCCACAGCGGCCACATCCTGGTATGAGGAGTTCCGGCGGCTCTATGACATGGTACCCTGTGTGGAGGTGCAGACACTGAAGGAGCACACTGACCAGGTCCTGCACCTCAGCTTCTCCCACTCGGGGTACCAGTTTGCCTCCTGCTCCAAGGACTGCACGGTGAAGGTGAGGGTGCCTCTCCCATGCAGCAGAACTCAGTGGGAAGAGAAGCCAATggtgagagaagcagagagggccACATAGGGCCTGGAGGCCTGATCTGGACCACACAAGACCCAAAGCTCAGAACAGCACTAACCTCTAGCTCTAGCCTTCTACATTGGTACGATGTAAGAGTGGGTGGTAAAGGCCTAGACCAAGGTTCTTGCCCCACGAGGACCAGAACCCTCAATGGAGAAGAGTCAGGGACTTGCTGTGCTGCCAGAGTGAACTGGCCTGGTGATTACCCTGCAGCCTTTCTGGAACAGATCTGGA
The DNA window shown above is from Mus pahari chromosome 3, PAHARI_EIJ_v1.1, whole genome shotgun sequence and carries:
- the C8g gene encoding complement component C8 gamma chain; this translates as MLSPGAVLFFTLLLTASSLGQRTRKPSGSTSLISTIQPQANFNAQKFAGTWLLVAVGSSCSFLQEQGHRAEATTLHTAPQDAAMAVSTFRKLDGICWQVRQLFGNTGVPGHFLSQVPRARGPVQMVVAETDYESFAILYLQQAKKLSVKLYVRSLPVSDSVLDVFEQRVRGANLTEDQIFFFPKYGFCETADQLHILNEVPR